One genomic region from Curtobacterium sp. 9128 encodes:
- the galK gene encoding galactokinase: MTFQQVFGYEPTVRYSAPGRVNLIGEHTDYNEGYVLPFAIDRRTTASIAPRADRVLRVASAFDPESVVSLALDDLEPDAMSGWSAYVLGIAWALREQGADLSDKTGFDVFIESDVPVGAGLSSSAAIECGVALAFNDLWELGLDRKQLARVGQYSENHAVGAPTGIMDQSASLLGERDAVVFLDCRTLDTAVVDMALSANGLEVLVIDTRVEHAHATGGYKARRESSERGAQGLGVEALRDVTVDDLPRAAALLDDETFRRVRHVVTEDQRVLDTVRTLREHGPRAIGELLVASHASMRDDFEISVPELDLAVATAMANGAVGARMTGGGFGGAAIALVDAAQREAIGAAVTAAFAEAGYREPSVFTVHADQGARRDG; encoded by the coding sequence ATGACGTTCCAGCAGGTGTTCGGGTACGAGCCGACGGTGCGGTACTCCGCCCCGGGGCGGGTCAACCTGATCGGTGAGCACACCGACTACAACGAGGGCTACGTCCTGCCGTTCGCGATCGACCGTCGCACGACGGCGTCCATCGCTCCGCGGGCCGACCGGGTGCTGCGTGTCGCCTCGGCCTTCGACCCGGAGTCCGTCGTCTCGCTCGCACTCGACGACCTCGAACCGGACGCGATGAGTGGCTGGTCGGCGTACGTGCTCGGCATCGCGTGGGCGCTCCGGGAGCAGGGCGCGGATCTGTCGGACAAGACCGGCTTCGACGTCTTCATCGAGTCCGACGTCCCCGTGGGTGCTGGCCTGTCGTCGAGCGCCGCGATCGAGTGCGGCGTCGCGCTGGCGTTCAACGACCTGTGGGAGCTCGGCCTCGACCGCAAGCAGCTCGCACGCGTCGGGCAGTACTCCGAGAACCACGCGGTCGGTGCACCGACCGGGATCATGGACCAGTCCGCGTCGCTCCTGGGCGAGCGCGACGCCGTCGTGTTCCTCGACTGCCGCACGCTCGACACCGCCGTGGTGGACATGGCCCTGTCGGCGAACGGACTTGAGGTGCTGGTGATCGACACTCGCGTCGAGCACGCCCACGCGACCGGCGGGTACAAGGCCCGTCGGGAGTCCTCCGAGCGAGGCGCCCAGGGGCTCGGCGTCGAGGCACTCCGTGACGTGACGGTGGACGACCTCCCCCGTGCCGCTGCGCTGCTGGACGACGAGACCTTCCGCCGTGTGCGCCACGTCGTCACCGAGGACCAGCGCGTCCTCGACACCGTCCGCACGCTCCGCGAGCACGGCCCGCGGGCGATCGGTGAGCTGCTCGTCGCATCGCACGCGTCGATGCGCGACGACTTCGAGATCTCGGTGCCCGAGCTCGACCTCGCCGTGGCCACCGCGATGGCGAACGGAGCCGTCGGGGCACGCATGACCGGCGGTGGGTTCGGGGGCGCGGCGATCGCGCTCGTCGATGCCGCACAGCGCGAGGCGATCGGTGCCGCGGTGACGGCCGCCTTCGCCGAGGCCGGGTACCGGGAGCCCTCGGTGTTCACCGTGCACGCGGACCAGGGCGCGCGCCGAGACGGCTGA